A DNA window from Camelina sativa cultivar DH55 chromosome 13, Cs, whole genome shotgun sequence contains the following coding sequences:
- the LOC104736216 gene encoding uncharacterized protein LOC104736216, which produces MRRHGNFADSPAGAYGAGQIQDAHSDFQGQLEAFTPERDQPFSDSQPEGQWRWERDGPSMSRPMATAVYNEGQQGVDSSRTYYRGQMDPKPGMEKQGSVPRAQSQHQENPKTGYDNNRGMQTFEGLEQKFMDDITRLAKDQIEAEDAEIARHREKIKTINTRYEEQLATLRARHTSKREDIMRKESQARQQQYKQQAMGMTDQYHPSTVGPANLMPSGHPQGYIGNAQDPVPSADAPSRSYGSERFEAYGERARFQGGNRDHGFEPRGQYPGGTVYDTASRFY; this is translated from the exons ATGAGAAGACACGGAAACTTTGCGGACTCACCTGCCGGTGCATATGGAGCTGGACAGATACAGGACGCCCATTCTGATTTCCAAGGTCAACTAGAGGCATTCACGCCTGAGAGGGACCAACCATTTTCAGATTCACAACCAGAGGGTCAATGGAGATGGGAAAGAGATGGCCCAAGTATGTCGAGACCAATGGCTACTGCCGTTTACAATGAAG GACAACAAGGTGTTGATTCATCGAGGACGTATTACCGTGGCCAAATGGATCCAAAGCCTGGAATGGAGAAGCAAGGCAGTGTTCCCAGAGCTCAATCACAACACCAAGAAAACCCCAAGACTGGTTATGATAATAACCGTGGGATGCAGACCTTTGAAGGTCTGGAACAGAAGTTCATGGATGATATAACAAGACTAGCAAAAGATCAAATCGAAGCAGAGGATGCAGAGATTGCCAGACATCGAGAG AAAATAAAGACCATTAATACTCGGTACGAGGAACAGTTAGCTACACTTAGAGCCCGTCACACAAGTAAGAGAGAAGATATCATGAGGAAAGAATCACAAGCAAGACAGCAACAATACAAGCAGCAAGCCATGGGGATGACTGATCAGTACCATCCAAGCACGGTTGGTCCAGCCAATCTAATGCCATCTGGTCATCCCCAAGGTTACATTGGCAATGCTCAAGATCCAGTACCTTCGGCGGATGCACCATCCAGATCCTATGGTTCAGAACGGTTTGAAGCATACGGAGAGAGAGCTAGGTTTCAGGGCGGAAATAGAGATCACGGGTTCGAGCCAAGGGGTCAGTACCCTGGTGGGACCGTCTACGACACTGCCTCAAGGTTCTACTGA